One part of the Gadus macrocephalus chromosome 8, ASM3116895v1 genome encodes these proteins:
- the LOC132462616 gene encoding obscurin-like isoform X2, which produces MDQDLFGGAPRFLTRPKAVSVCMGKDATLSCTIVGNPIPLITWEKGKLRLTSGGRFKTVDDGDVYRITIYDLALEDSGQYLCRAKNTVGEAYAAVTLQVALPSEMALRAPVFMVKPTNSRVVLGGNLVFYCRVAAHPEPAFDWEKDGRYMGVTNRIKIVSDSDSSSLKIQSVRNLDAGTYTCRVQNSSGRAHASAVLAVDAQDSRQQGAAADKNTSLLSHLQKRKEDMKKDISVYRTEDGVSSSSVSSSSSSSTTTANSSSSISIKDGLSALSMEQRMRASALAKLPKGVFTRTCTVTEGKHAKLSCFVTGHPKPHIIWRKDGSNISEGRRQVIYEDQAENFILKILYCKQSDNGLYTCNATNMAGQTYSAVLVIVKGEFMIGVVPAMPGSVRYELRMSVVYCILCIIFPMFISICSTLLPQCCCVMYTVDIKQV; this is translated from the coding sequence ATGGATCAGGACCTGTTTGGGGGGGCCCCCAGGTTTCTCACGAGGCCCAAGGCGGTCTCGGTGTGCATGGGTAAGGATGCCACTCTCAGCTGCACCATCGTGGGGAACCCCATCCCGCTCATCACCTGGGAGAAGGGCAAACTCCGGCTGACCTCGGGGGGGCGCTTCAAGACGGTGGACGACGGCGACGTCTACCGCATCACCATCTACGACCTGGCCCTGGAGGACAGCGGCCAGTACCTGTGCCGCGCCAAGAACACTGTGGGGGAGGCCTACGCCGCTGTCACCCTCCAGGTGGCGCTGCCCTCGGAGATGGCCCTGAGGGCGCCCGTCTTCATGGTGAAACCCACCAACTCCCGCGTGGTTCTGGGGGGTAACCTGGTGTTCTACTGCCGGGTGGCGGCCCACCCGGAGCCCGCCTTCGACTGGGAGAAGGACGGCCGCTACATGGGCGTGACCAACCGCATCAAGATCGTCTCGGACAGCGACAGCAGCTCCCTGAAGATCCAGAGCGTGCGGAACCTGGACGCCGGCACCTACACCTGCAGGGTGCAGAACAGCTCGGGCCGGGCGCACGCCTCTGCCGTGCTCGCCGTGGACGCCCAGGACTCCCGCCAGCAAGGGGCGGCGGCGGATAAGAACACCTCCCTGCTCTCGCACCTGCAGAAGCGCAAGGAGGACATGAAGAAGGACATCTCCGTCTACCGCACCGAGGACGGCGTCTCCTcatcctccgtctcctcctcctcttcctcctccaccaccaccgccaacagcagcagcagcatcagcatcaaGGATGGGCTGAGCGCTCTGAGTATGGAGCAGCGCATGAGGGCCTCGGCGCTGGCCAAGCTGCCCAAGGGCGTGTTTACCCGCACCTGCACGGTCACGGAGGGGAAGCACGCCAAGCTGAGCTGCTTCGTCACGGGCCACCCCAAGCCCCACATCATCTGGAGGAAGGACGGCTCCAACATCAGCGAGGGCCGCCGGCAGGTCATCTACGAGGACCAAGCGGAGAACTTCATCTTGAAGATCCTGTACTGCAAGCAGAGCGACAACGGCCTGTACACCTGCAACGCCACCAACATGGCCGGGCAGACCTACAGTGCCGTGCTGGTGATCGTCAAGGGTGAGTTTATGATCGGAGTGGTTCCTGCCATGCCAGGCAGTGTTCGTTATGAACTGAGGATGAGTGTGGTATATTGTATTTTATGTATCATATTTCCGATGTTCATCTCCATTTGTTCAACATTATTGCCTCAATGTTGTTGTGTTATGTACACTGTGGACATAAAACAAGTCTAG
- the LOC132462616 gene encoding obscurin-like isoform X1 — MSDGSILERRLTPNRTSAVCHREVPGKKEKGETMDQDLFGGAPRFLTRPKAVSVCMGKDATLSCTIVGNPIPLITWEKGKLRLTSGGRFKTVDDGDVYRITIYDLALEDSGQYLCRAKNTVGEAYAAVTLQVALPSEMALRAPVFMVKPTNSRVVLGGNLVFYCRVAAHPEPAFDWEKDGRYMGVTNRIKIVSDSDSSSLKIQSVRNLDAGTYTCRVQNSSGRAHASAVLAVDAQDSRQQGAAADKNTSLLSHLQKRKEDMKKDISVYRTEDGVSSSSVSSSSSSSTTTANSSSSISIKDGLSALSMEQRMRASALAKLPKGVFTRTCTVTEGKHAKLSCFVTGHPKPHIIWRKDGSNISEGRRQVIYEDQAENFILKILYCKQSDNGLYTCNATNMAGQTYSAVLVIVKGEFMIGVVPAMPGSVRYELRMSVVYCILCIIFPMFISICSTLLPQCCCVMYTVDIKQV; from the exons ATGAGTGACGGGTCTATTTTAGAAAGGAGGCTGACCCCAAACAGGACGTCGGCTGTTTGTCATCGTGAGGTACCAGGGAAGAAAGAGAAG GGAGAAACAATGGATCAGGACCTGTTTGGGGGGGCCCCCAGGTTTCTCACGAGGCCCAAGGCGGTCTCGGTGTGCATGGGTAAGGATGCCACTCTCAGCTGCACCATCGTGGGGAACCCCATCCCGCTCATCACCTGGGAGAAGGGCAAACTCCGGCTGACCTCGGGGGGGCGCTTCAAGACGGTGGACGACGGCGACGTCTACCGCATCACCATCTACGACCTGGCCCTGGAGGACAGCGGCCAGTACCTGTGCCGCGCCAAGAACACTGTGGGGGAGGCCTACGCCGCTGTCACCCTCCAGGTGGCGCTGCCCTCGGAGATGGCCCTGAGGGCGCCCGTCTTCATGGTGAAACCCACCAACTCCCGCGTGGTTCTGGGGGGTAACCTGGTGTTCTACTGCCGGGTGGCGGCCCACCCGGAGCCCGCCTTCGACTGGGAGAAGGACGGCCGCTACATGGGCGTGACCAACCGCATCAAGATCGTCTCGGACAGCGACAGCAGCTCCCTGAAGATCCAGAGCGTGCGGAACCTGGACGCCGGCACCTACACCTGCAGGGTGCAGAACAGCTCGGGCCGGGCGCACGCCTCTGCCGTGCTCGCCGTGGACGCCCAGGACTCCCGCCAGCAAGGGGCGGCGGCGGATAAGAACACCTCCCTGCTCTCGCACCTGCAGAAGCGCAAGGAGGACATGAAGAAGGACATCTCCGTCTACCGCACCGAGGACGGCGTCTCCTcatcctccgtctcctcctcctcttcctcctccaccaccaccgccaacagcagcagcagcatcagcatcaaGGATGGGCTGAGCGCTCTGAGTATGGAGCAGCGCATGAGGGCCTCGGCGCTGGCCAAGCTGCCCAAGGGCGTGTTTACCCGCACCTGCACGGTCACGGAGGGGAAGCACGCCAAGCTGAGCTGCTTCGTCACGGGCCACCCCAAGCCCCACATCATCTGGAGGAAGGACGGCTCCAACATCAGCGAGGGCCGCCGGCAGGTCATCTACGAGGACCAAGCGGAGAACTTCATCTTGAAGATCCTGTACTGCAAGCAGAGCGACAACGGCCTGTACACCTGCAACGCCACCAACATGGCCGGGCAGACCTACAGTGCCGTGCTGGTGATCGTCAAGGGTGAGTTTATGATCGGAGTGGTTCCTGCCATGCCAGGCAGTGTTCGTTATGAACTGAGGATGAGTGTGGTATATTGTATTTTATGTATCATATTTCCGATGTTCATCTCCATTTGTTCAACATTATTGCCTCAATGTTGTTGTGTTATGTACACTGTGGACATAAAACAAGTCTAG